From one Comamonas piscis genomic stretch:
- the kynA gene encoding tryptophan 2,3-dioxygenase, translated as MRDTNSKPESIVHEERAQLDFSKDMSYGDYLHLDEILNAQHPLSPAHDEMLFIVQHQTSELWMKLMLHELRAAMLAMANPADNTKPEAFKMLARVSRIMEQLVNAWTVLSTMTPPEYTAMRPYLANSSGFQSAQYRCIEFSLGNKNAAMLKPHAHRADLLAQVQAAYESPSLYDIALQLLAREGIDVPAEALQRDWTQPYAESEGVKQAWITVYSDPHKYWDLYQLGEKLTDIEDAFRLWRFRHLTTVERVIGFKRGTGGTGGVSYLKKMLDVVLFPEIWTLRTNL; from the coding sequence ATGCGAGACACCAACAGCAAGCCCGAATCCATTGTGCATGAAGAGCGCGCCCAGCTCGACTTCAGCAAAGACATGAGCTATGGCGACTACCTGCACCTGGACGAGATCCTGAATGCCCAGCATCCGCTGTCGCCCGCGCACGATGAGATGCTGTTCATCGTGCAGCACCAGACCAGCGAGCTGTGGATGAAGCTGATGCTGCACGAGTTGCGCGCCGCGATGCTGGCGATGGCCAACCCCGCAGACAACACCAAGCCCGAGGCCTTCAAGATGCTGGCCCGTGTCTCGCGCATCATGGAGCAGCTGGTCAACGCCTGGACCGTGCTGTCAACAATGACGCCGCCCGAGTACACGGCCATGCGCCCCTACCTGGCCAACTCCAGCGGCTTTCAGAGCGCACAGTACCGCTGCATCGAGTTCTCGCTGGGCAACAAGAACGCCGCCATGCTCAAACCCCATGCGCACCGCGCAGACCTGCTGGCCCAGGTGCAGGCGGCTTATGAATCGCCATCCCTGTACGACATTGCCTTGCAGCTGCTGGCCCGCGAAGGCATTGACGTGCCGGCGGAAGCCCTGCAGCGCGACTGGACCCAGCCCTATGCCGAGAGCGAAGGCGTCAAGCAGGCCTGGATCACCGTTTACAGCGATCCGCACAAATACTGGGACCTGTACCAGCTGGGCGAGAAACTGACCGATATCGAGGATGCCTTCCGCCTCTGGCGCTTCCGCCATCTGACCACCGTGGAGCGCGTCATCGGCTTCAAGCGCGGCACCGGTGGCACCGGCGGCGTGAGCTACTTGAAGAAA
- the ada gene encoding bifunctional DNA-binding transcriptional regulator/O6-methylguanine-DNA methyltransferase Ada produces MKPSAPTTPRSTSAASPAALAASRAQVTLADPRWADVQARNAAADGRYVYAVRSTGVFCRPSCSSRLAKPENVSFFDTAAQAQTAGYRACKRCQPDAAAKPGHAALMAQLCEWIATAAEEPSLADLAERAGMSPFHLQRVFKAAVGVSPKAYAKAQRRQRLQTALGDAQEAPRVIDAIFDAGFASTAQLYRDSQAVLGMTPRQYRKGGAAQQIHFGVAECSLGPILVAATAQGICAILLGDDADALVQDLQQRFPQAQLAGGDASFERWMAQVIGFVDEPTRGLALPLDVRGTAFQQQVWQALRMIPVGSTVSYSELARKLGMPQASRAVAGACAANAIAVAIPCHRVVRNDGGISGYRWGVDRKRALLQHEAELAPTAQRVARHA; encoded by the coding sequence ATGAAACCGTCTGCCCCCACCACACCGCGCTCCACTTCTGCCGCCAGCCCTGCCGCCTTGGCCGCTTCCCGCGCGCAAGTCACGCTGGCCGATCCGCGCTGGGCCGATGTGCAGGCCCGCAATGCCGCAGCCGATGGCCGCTATGTGTATGCGGTGCGCAGCACCGGCGTGTTTTGCCGGCCGTCTTGCAGCTCTCGGCTGGCCAAACCCGAGAACGTCAGCTTTTTTGACACCGCCGCGCAGGCCCAGACCGCCGGCTACCGCGCCTGCAAACGCTGCCAGCCCGATGCAGCAGCCAAGCCCGGCCACGCCGCGCTGATGGCCCAGCTCTGTGAATGGATCGCCACGGCCGCAGAAGAGCCCAGCCTGGCCGACCTGGCCGAGCGCGCCGGCATGAGCCCTTTCCATCTGCAGCGCGTCTTCAAGGCGGCAGTGGGCGTATCGCCCAAGGCCTATGCCAAGGCCCAGCGCCGCCAGCGTCTGCAAACGGCGCTGGGCGATGCGCAAGAGGCGCCTCGTGTTATCGATGCGATTTTTGATGCCGGCTTTGCCAGCACCGCGCAGCTCTACCGCGACAGCCAGGCCGTGCTGGGTATGACCCCGCGCCAGTACCGCAAGGGCGGCGCTGCGCAGCAGATTCACTTTGGCGTGGCCGAATGCAGCCTGGGCCCCATCCTGGTGGCCGCCACCGCGCAGGGTATTTGCGCCATCTTGCTGGGCGACGATGCCGATGCGCTGGTGCAGGACCTGCAGCAGCGTTTTCCCCAGGCGCAACTGGCTGGCGGCGATGCCAGCTTTGAGCGCTGGATGGCCCAGGTGATCGGCTTTGTCGATGAGCCCACGCGTGGCCTGGCATTGCCACTGGATGTGCGCGGCACCGCTTTTCAGCAGCAGGTGTGGCAGGCGCTGCGGATGATTCCGGTCGGCAGCACCGTCAGCTACAGCGAGCTGGCGCGCAAGCTGGGCATGCCCCAGGCCAGCCGGGCAGTTGCTGGTGCCTGTGCGGCCAATGCGATTGCTGTGGCCATTCCCTGCCACCGGGTGGTGCGCAATGATGGCGGTATCTCCGGCTACCGCTGGGGCGTAGACCGCAAGCGTGCTTTGCTGCAGCACGAGGCCGAGCTGGCGCCCACGGCCCAGCGCGTGGCCCGCCATGCTTAA
- a CDS encoding 2OG-Fe(II) oxygenase: protein MLKRAPNAAQAALPLDDAPGDPPASAIATAFAGAGDGDDTLQRYDWPAVSQQVDSQGWGLLPRLLDAAQCQQMAAMYDEAAHFRSRILMQRHAFGRGEYQYFAYPLPPLLQALRTRLYARLQPLTEQWRQQLTSAAPPWPAQHAALLARCHAAGQQRPTPLLLRYGAQDYNCLHQDLYGELVFPLQVIVLLSQPGEDFDGGELVLTEQRPRMQSRVQVLPLQRGDAAIIAVRERPVQGTRGSYRVQHRHGVSTVLRGQRHTLGIVFHDAE, encoded by the coding sequence ATGCTTAAGCGCGCGCCCAACGCAGCGCAGGCGGCCTTGCCGCTGGACGACGCGCCTGGCGACCCGCCTGCCAGCGCCATCGCAACGGCCTTTGCGGGCGCGGGCGATGGCGATGACACCCTGCAGCGCTATGACTGGCCCGCCGTCAGCCAGCAGGTAGACAGCCAGGGCTGGGGCCTGCTGCCGCGTTTGCTGGATGCCGCGCAATGCCAGCAGATGGCTGCCATGTACGACGAGGCGGCGCATTTTCGCAGCCGCATCCTGATGCAGCGCCACGCCTTTGGCCGGGGCGAGTACCAGTACTTTGCCTATCCGCTGCCGCCGCTGCTGCAGGCGCTGCGCACGCGGCTCTATGCCCGCCTGCAACCGCTGACCGAGCAATGGCGCCAGCAGCTCACCTCCGCCGCGCCGCCTTGGCCTGCGCAGCATGCAGCCTTGCTGGCCCGGTGCCATGCCGCCGGCCAGCAGCGGCCCACACCGCTGCTGCTGCGCTATGGCGCTCAGGATTACAACTGCCTGCACCAGGACCTGTATGGCGAGCTGGTGTTTCCGCTGCAGGTGATCGTGCTGCTGTCGCAGCCGGGCGAGGATTTTGATGGCGGCGAGCTGGTGCTGACCGAGCAGCGCCCCCGCATGCAGTCGCGTGTACAAGTGCTGCCGCTGCAGCGCGGTGATGCGGCCATCATTGCGGTGCGTGAGCGGCCGGTGCAGGGCACGCGCGGCAGCTACCGGGTGCAGCACCGGCATGGCGTGTCCACGGTGCTGCGGGGCCAGCGCCATACGCTGGGGATCGTTTTCCATGACGCGGAATAG
- a CDS encoding DNA-3-methyladenine glycosylase 2, giving the protein MPLVLRTQVALPANYRPQDMLALHARDALQASEKVEGLRVSKGLTWQGLPALLQLEVVEGAAQAVASLAVDGQPPASAGPPDLQAMVARMLGLGDGADQLELQHAKHPVLGPLLRGQAGLRVPASSSPFEALVWAITGQQISVAAAIALRRRLIATAAVQHSSGMLCHPDATALAALTPEQLRAAGFSVSKIATLERVCAAVLDGSLPLDTWAAEPLQPERAEAIEEALLAIKGIGPWTVHYALLRGYGWLDGSLHGDVAVRNALARLLDVPSVSQREAEQWLGAFAPWRALVAAHLWASLSAKSY; this is encoded by the coding sequence ATGCCCCTGGTTCTGCGCACCCAAGTCGCCCTGCCTGCCAACTACCGCCCGCAAGACATGCTGGCCCTGCATGCCCGCGATGCCTTGCAGGCGTCGGAGAAAGTAGAAGGTCTGCGCGTCAGCAAGGGCCTCACCTGGCAGGGCCTGCCGGCACTGCTGCAGTTGGAGGTGGTGGAGGGCGCGGCCCAGGCCGTCGCCAGCTTGGCGGTGGACGGCCAGCCCCCGGCCAGCGCCGGCCCGCCCGATTTGCAGGCCATGGTGGCGCGCATGCTGGGCCTGGGTGACGGGGCCGACCAGCTGGAGCTGCAGCACGCCAAGCACCCGGTGCTGGGCCCCTTGCTGCGCGGCCAAGCGGGCCTGCGTGTGCCCGCCAGCAGCAGCCCTTTTGAGGCCTTGGTATGGGCCATTACCGGCCAACAGATCAGCGTGGCTGCTGCCATTGCGCTGCGCCGGCGTTTGATTGCCACCGCCGCCGTGCAGCACAGCAGCGGCATGCTCTGCCACCCCGATGCCACCGCGCTGGCGGCGCTGACGCCCGAGCAACTGCGCGCTGCAGGCTTTTCCGTCAGCAAGATCGCCACTTTGGAGCGCGTTTGCGCTGCCGTGCTGGACGGCAGCCTGCCGCTGGATACCTGGGCCGCCGAGCCCTTGCAACCCGAGCGTGCCGAGGCGATTGAGGAAGCGCTGCTGGCCATCAAGGGCATTGGCCCCTGGACGGTGCATTACGCGCTGCTGCGCGGCTATGGCTGGCTGGACGGTAGCCTGCATGGCGATGTGGCCGTGCGCAATGCGCTGGCCCGGCTGCTGGATGTTCCCAGCGTCTCGCAGCGCGAGGCCGAGCAATGGCTGGGCGCATTTGCGCCCTGGCGGGCGCTGGTGGCGGCCCACCTCTGGGCCAGCCTCTCCGCCAAAAGCTACTGA
- a CDS encoding MFS transporter, translating to MYRVLPAAWRGPWMVLASVCLAALVLPLSFSGGAIATPAIGRALGGSATSLGWITNGFMLGFGSCLMAAGALADQWGRKRLFLLGLSTFCLAGVALMLARSIWQIDLLRALQGVAAAATLAGGTAALAQEFAAAQRAQAFSLLGTTFGTGLAFGPLLTGWLIEHAGWQAGFALCTGLGLLALVVGMVAMRESRDPQAQGLDWPGALLFTAMLALLTLGMVEAAALGWHSHLVIALLLASAIALLLFIAVERRVARPMLDLSLFRYPRFIGVQVLPIATCYCYVVLLVLLPLQLIGIGGYNEVAAGWWMLALSAPMLLVPLAAAWLTRWFSAGHISAAGLLLAAAGLVWLAQIPVDADGIARVLPLLLIGSGAGLPWGLMDGLSVSLVPKERAGMATGIFSTVRVAGEGIALAMVTALLAGFITPHLPAALDAASLQTAAQQLAMGELRQALALLPAQPDAANAADLLKAYGQAFAQLLYVLAAIATVSALVVLGLLRPTSSNALQATVPSPQ from the coding sequence ATGTATCGCGTTTTACCCGCCGCCTGGCGCGGGCCCTGGATGGTTTTGGCATCCGTTTGTCTTGCAGCCCTGGTGCTGCCGCTGAGTTTTTCTGGCGGTGCTATCGCCACGCCTGCCATCGGCCGTGCTTTGGGCGGCAGCGCCACCAGCCTGGGCTGGATCACCAATGGCTTTATGCTGGGTTTTGGCAGCTGCCTGATGGCCGCAGGGGCCTTGGCCGACCAATGGGGGCGCAAGCGGCTGTTTTTGCTGGGCCTGTCCACCTTCTGCCTCGCGGGGGTGGCGCTGATGCTGGCGCGCAGCATCTGGCAGATTGACCTGCTGCGCGCGCTGCAAGGCGTGGCAGCCGCCGCCACCTTGGCCGGCGGCACAGCGGCCTTGGCGCAAGAGTTTGCAGCTGCGCAGCGCGCCCAGGCCTTTAGCCTGCTGGGCACCACCTTTGGCACCGGCCTGGCGTTTGGCCCGCTGCTGACGGGCTGGCTGATCGAGCATGCGGGCTGGCAGGCCGGTTTTGCGCTCTGCACCGGCCTGGGGCTGCTGGCCTTGGTAGTCGGCATGGTCGCCATGCGCGAATCACGAGACCCGCAAGCCCAGGGCCTGGACTGGCCGGGCGCGCTGCTGTTCACCGCCATGCTGGCCTTGCTGACCTTGGGGATGGTAGAGGCAGCGGCGCTGGGCTGGCACAGCCACCTGGTCATCGCGCTGCTGCTGGCCTCGGCCATTGCGCTGCTGCTCTTTATCGCCGTGGAGCGCCGGGTGGCCCGCCCCATGCTGGACCTGAGCCTCTTCCGCTACCCGCGCTTTATCGGCGTGCAGGTGCTGCCTATTGCGACCTGCTACTGCTATGTGGTGCTGCTGGTGCTGCTGCCGCTGCAGCTGATCGGCATTGGCGGCTACAACGAAGTGGCAGCGGGCTGGTGGATGCTGGCGCTGTCCGCACCGATGCTGCTGGTGCCCCTGGCAGCAGCCTGGCTGACGCGCTGGTTCAGCGCCGGACATATTTCTGCAGCGGGCTTGCTGCTGGCTGCTGCTGGCCTCGTGTGGTTGGCACAGATTCCTGTGGATGCCGATGGCATCGCGCGGGTGCTGCCGCTGCTGCTGATTGGCAGCGGCGCAGGCCTGCCTTGGGGACTGATGGATGGGTTGTCCGTGAGCCTGGTGCCCAAGGAACGCGCAGGCATGGCCACCGGCATTTTCAGCACCGTTCGGGTAGCAGGAGAAGGCATTGCGCTGGCAATGGTGACGGCCTTGCTGGCCGGCTTTATCACCCCGCACCTGCCAGCAGCACTGGATGCGGCCAGCCTGCAAACCGCCGCCCAGCAATTGGCGATGGGCGAGCTGCGCCAGGCGTTGGCCTTGCTGCCTGCACAGCCGGATGCAGCAAACGCGGCCGATCTACTAAAAGCCTATGGCCAGGCCTTTGCGCAGCTGTTGTATGTACTCGCGGCGATTGCGACGGTCTCAGCCCTGGTGGTGCTGGGCTTGCTGCGCCCGACCAGCAGCAATGCGCTGCAGGCCACCGTGCCCTCCCCTCAGTAG
- a CDS encoding LysR substrate-binding domain-containing protein, with amino-acid sequence MDNLNHIAAFVQAAERSSFVAAARALGISASAVGKSVAKLEAQLGTQLLVRTTRRVSLSHEGELMYTHWRRILDDLQDAQALLSSTQSSPRGLLRIGLPTIGYRFLLPVIPAFRARYPDIELDLDFNDRLVDVVEARLDAVIRSGVLADSSLSARRLGLFRFVLCASPAYLAQRGRPQRPEDLATHDCLRFRFPTSGKLQPWQMSGSTAEVQQDAAAHPAALTCNNMEALRGAAIGGLGIAYMPDFLARDALADGSLQTVLDDFLSHTGQFSILWPSGRLMSPRLRVFVDFVAERLFQPPPP; translated from the coding sequence ATGGATAACCTGAACCATATCGCCGCCTTTGTGCAGGCGGCCGAGCGCAGCAGCTTTGTGGCCGCCGCCCGCGCCCTGGGCATCTCGGCATCGGCCGTCGGCAAAAGCGTGGCCAAGCTGGAGGCGCAACTGGGCACGCAGCTGCTGGTGCGCACCACGCGGCGGGTGTCGCTGTCGCACGAGGGCGAGCTGATGTACACGCACTGGCGCCGCATTCTGGACGACTTGCAAGACGCGCAGGCGCTGCTGTCCAGCACGCAGAGCAGCCCCCGGGGCCTCTTGCGCATAGGGCTGCCCACCATTGGCTACCGCTTCTTGCTGCCGGTGATTCCGGCCTTCCGCGCGCGTTATCCGGATATCGAGCTGGACCTGGACTTCAACGACCGGCTGGTCGATGTGGTGGAGGCGCGCCTGGATGCGGTGATCCGCAGCGGGGTGCTGGCTGACTCCAGCCTCAGCGCCCGGCGCCTGGGCCTGTTCCGCTTTGTGCTTTGCGCATCACCGGCCTATCTGGCACAGCGCGGCCGGCCCCAGCGACCCGAGGATTTGGCGACGCATGACTGCTTGCGCTTTCGCTTTCCCACTTCCGGCAAGCTGCAGCCCTGGCAGATGAGCGGGAGCACGGCCGAGGTACAGCAAGATGCCGCTGCCCATCCAGCCGCACTGACTTGCAACAACATGGAGGCCCTGCGCGGCGCGGCAATCGGGGGCCTGGGCATTGCCTATATGCCCGACTTTCTGGCCCGCGACGCGCTGGCCGATGGCAGCCTGCAGACGGTGCTGGACGACTTTCTGAGCCATACCGGCCAGTTCAGCATCCTCTGGCCTTCGGGCCGGCTGATGTCGCCGCGCCTGCGTGTGTTTGTGGATTTTGTGGCCGAGCGGCTGTTTCAGCCACCGCCGCCCTAA
- a CDS encoding PolC-type DNA polymerase III yields MSERIAILDFETTGMSPAHGARAAEVGIVMVENGRIVDRYQNLMNAGQRMPSFITQLTGITTAMLQAAAPAEQVMREAADFVGTAPLVAHNASFDSKFWRDELERAGCIASAAAAPVGSLFACTVLLSRRLYPEAPSHSLGKIVRHLQLPPADKAHRALADAEMTAHLLLRMQADLRSRWHIPDPSHALLSELQVCQRKHLGRWFSTTSAQQTQPQLPELAHTLLPKAIAALR; encoded by the coding sequence ATGTCCGAACGCATCGCCATTCTCGACTTTGAAACCACCGGCATGAGCCCGGCGCATGGCGCGCGGGCGGCCGAGGTCGGCATTGTCATGGTCGAGAACGGCCGTATCGTCGATCGCTACCAGAACCTGATGAACGCCGGCCAGCGCATGCCCAGCTTCATCACCCAGCTCACCGGCATCACCACGGCGATGCTGCAGGCGGCAGCGCCCGCCGAGCAGGTGATGCGCGAGGCGGCGGACTTTGTCGGCACGGCGCCGCTGGTGGCACACAACGCATCGTTTGACAGCAAGTTCTGGCGCGATGAGCTGGAACGTGCCGGCTGCATAGCTTCAGCCGCAGCCGCGCCTGTCGGCAGTCTGTTTGCCTGCACGGTATTGCTGTCGCGCCGCCTCTACCCCGAGGCACCCAGCCACTCGCTGGGCAAGATCGTGCGCCACCTGCAACTGCCCCCCGCCGACAAGGCCCACCGGGCACTGGCCGATGCCGAGATGACAGCCCACCTGTTGCTGCGCATGCAGGCCGATCTGCGCAGCCGCTGGCATATCCCCGACCCCAGCCATGCGCTGCTGAGCGAACTGCAGGTCTGCCAGCGCAAGCACCTGGGGCGCTGGTTCAGCACCACCTCAGCGCAGCAAACCCAGCCGCAATTGCCTGAGCTGGCCCACACTTTGCTGCCCAAGGCTATAGCAGCACTGCGCTGA
- the kynU gene encoding kynureninase, with the protein MTTLEACRDVDQHEPLAPLRHLFDLPEGVIYLDGNSLGPLPKATAARVTDVVQREWGQGLIRSWNDAGWIDLPQRLGDQFAPWIGAKPGEVVFTDTTSVNLYKVLSAAIRLSQQEFSDPAPRTKVISERSNFPTDLYIAESLCKQHNLELVLIEPEELPTCLTTDVAVLLLSHVNYRTGHMHDMNQVTRDAHAQGVLTVWDLAHAAGAVPVDLNAANADYAVGCSYKYLNGGPGAPAFVWVHARHTDKFWQPLSGWFGHAEQFAFNSDYQPAPGIRRYMCGTQPMIALSALQCGLDIFSEAEKYGGMTALRRKSVALTDLFIELVETRCAGYGLGLATPRDIFARGSQVCLTRDDGAGVDGQGSGAYAIVQALIARGVIGDFRKGDGGNGPHKDILRFGFTPLYTRFEDVWNAVEHLRQVLESGEWQKPEFNRINAVT; encoded by the coding sequence ATGACCACCTTGGAAGCCTGCCGCGACGTTGACCAGCATGAGCCGCTGGCACCGCTGCGCCACCTGTTCGACCTGCCAGAAGGCGTTATCTACCTAGATGGCAACTCGCTGGGCCCGCTGCCCAAGGCGACAGCGGCGCGCGTCACCGATGTGGTGCAGCGCGAATGGGGCCAGGGCCTCATCCGCAGCTGGAACGATGCCGGCTGGATCGACCTGCCCCAGCGCCTGGGCGACCAGTTTGCGCCGTGGATAGGGGCAAAGCCCGGCGAAGTAGTGTTCACCGACACCACCTCGGTCAACCTCTACAAGGTGCTGAGCGCGGCCATTCGCCTGTCGCAGCAAGAGTTCTCCGACCCGGCACCGCGCACCAAGGTGATCAGCGAGCGCAGCAACTTCCCCACCGATCTGTACATCGCCGAATCGCTGTGCAAGCAGCACAACCTGGAGCTGGTGCTGATCGAGCCCGAGGAGCTGCCCACCTGCCTGACCACCGACGTAGCCGTGCTGCTGCTGAGCCATGTGAACTACCGCACCGGCCATATGCATGACATGAACCAGGTCACGCGCGATGCGCATGCCCAGGGCGTGCTGACCGTCTGGGACCTGGCCCATGCCGCCGGCGCCGTGCCGGTGGACCTGAACGCCGCCAACGCCGACTACGCCGTGGGTTGCAGCTACAAGTACCTCAACGGCGGCCCCGGCGCCCCGGCCTTTGTCTGGGTGCATGCGCGCCATACCGACAAGTTCTGGCAGCCGCTGTCGGGCTGGTTTGGCCACGCCGAGCAGTTCGCCTTTAACAGCGACTACCAGCCTGCGCCCGGCATCCGCCGCTACATGTGCGGCACCCAGCCGATGATTGCGCTGTCGGCCCTGCAGTGCGGTCTGGACATCTTCAGCGAAGCCGAAAAGTACGGCGGCATGACAGCGCTGCGCCGCAAGTCGGTCGCGCTGACCGACCTGTTCATCGAGCTGGTGGAGACCCGCTGCGCGGGCTACGGCCTGGGCCTGGCGACGCCACGCGATATCTTTGCGCGCGGCTCCCAGGTCTGCCTGACCCGCGACGATGGCGCCGGTGTGGACGGCCAGGGCAGCGGCGCCTATGCCATCGTGCAGGCGCTGATCGCCCGTGGCGTCATTGGCGACTTCCGCAAGGGCGACGGCGGCAACGGCCCGCACAAGGACATTCTGCGTTTTGGCTTCACCCCCCTCTACACCCGTTTTGAAGACGTGTGGAATGCGGTCGAGCACCTGCGCCAGGTGCTGGAATCGGGCGAATGGCAAAAGCCCGAATTCAACCGCATCAACGCGGTGACCTGA
- the kynB gene encoding arylformamidase encodes MPNTPHSAPSLWDISPPVYVGMPVFPGDTPYQQQWVASIGPGCPVNVASITSTPHAGAHADAPLHYAPDGATIGQVDLAPYLGRCRVVHAIGCGPLIEWQHIAHAMGNDLPERVLVRTYQQMPQTQWDAGLTGYAAETVERLAALGVRLIGIDTASIDPADSKALPSHQTIRRHDMRVLENLVLDAVPEGDYELIALPLKLVQADASPVRAVLRALPGTYNQATA; translated from the coding sequence ATGCCAAACACGCCTCACTCTGCGCCAAGCCTTTGGGACATCTCGCCGCCCGTCTATGTCGGCATGCCGGTGTTCCCCGGCGACACGCCGTACCAGCAGCAATGGGTGGCCAGCATCGGGCCGGGTTGCCCGGTCAATGTGGCCAGCATCACCAGCACCCCGCATGCGGGTGCCCATGCCGATGCACCGCTGCACTACGCGCCCGATGGCGCCACCATCGGCCAGGTTGACCTGGCGCCCTACCTGGGCCGCTGCCGCGTGGTCCACGCGATCGGCTGCGGACCGCTGATTGAATGGCAACACATCGCGCACGCGATGGGCAACGACCTGCCCGAACGCGTGCTGGTGCGCACCTACCAGCAGATGCCGCAAACCCAGTGGGATGCCGGCCTGACCGGCTATGCGGCCGAGACCGTGGAGCGCCTGGCGGCGCTGGGCGTGCGGCTGATTGGCATTGACACCGCCAGCATCGACCCGGCCGACAGCAAGGCCCTCCCCAGCCACCAGACCATTCGCCGCCACGACATGCGCGTGCTGGAGAACCTGGTGCTGGACGCCGTACCCGAAGGCGACTACGAGCTGATCGCACTGCCTTTGAAGCTGGTGCAGGCCGATGCATCGCCGGTGCGCGCCGTGCTGCGCGCCCTGCCCGGCACCTACAATCAGGCCACCGCCTGA
- a CDS encoding amino acid permease, translated as MSPFESIARRERGLQQQLTAAQMTMIAIGGAIGTGLFMGSAFAIGFAGPSVLISYAIGALIGLLLMGCLAEMTVAHPTSGSFGAYAEHYLSPLAGFVVRYAYWAAVVLAVGMEVTAVGKYMKYWFPEVEQWVWVALFSVILAAVNATSVKAFGQMEYVFSMIKVVAIVAFILIGAYVVFGSRPESVGFANYTADRGFFPNGWWGTWVGVIIAIFSYLSLESIAIAAGEAQNPRQAVTSAFKTTVLRLVLFYLLSLALMLAIVPWSHASTDKSPFVKVMEIVGIPGSASVLNFVVLVASLSAMNAQLYVTSRMMFSLSRGGYAPAVLGKVNSRGVPMGAIAISCLGMAVAMVLNVLKPEESLTLMMSISMFGAMFAWFMVFVTHLFFRRRWQREHPGERLQFRMWGFPVLTLLGAVLMLAVIITTYFTDVFHMTTLIGVPMLLVMTAVYLIWYRKR; from the coding sequence GTGTCCCCTTTTGAATCGATTGCCCGCCGCGAACGCGGCCTCCAGCAGCAACTCACTGCTGCCCAAATGACGATGATCGCCATTGGCGGCGCCATCGGCACCGGCCTCTTCATGGGCAGCGCATTTGCCATCGGCTTTGCCGGCCCCAGCGTGCTCATCAGCTACGCCATTGGCGCGCTCATCGGCCTGCTGCTGATGGGCTGCCTGGCGGAGATGACCGTCGCGCACCCGACCAGCGGATCGTTTGGCGCCTACGCCGAGCACTACCTCAGCCCCCTCGCCGGCTTTGTGGTGCGCTATGCCTACTGGGCGGCCGTGGTGCTGGCGGTGGGGATGGAGGTCACCGCCGTTGGCAAGTACATGAAGTACTGGTTCCCCGAGGTGGAGCAGTGGGTGTGGGTGGCGCTGTTCTCGGTCATTCTGGCCGCTGTCAATGCCACCAGCGTCAAGGCCTTTGGGCAGATGGAGTATGTGTTCTCCATGATCAAGGTCGTGGCCATCGTCGCCTTTATCCTGATCGGCGCCTATGTGGTGTTCGGCTCGCGGCCCGAGAGCGTGGGCTTTGCCAACTACACCGCCGACCGGGGCTTTTTCCCCAATGGCTGGTGGGGCACCTGGGTGGGGGTGATCATCGCCATCTTCAGCTACCTCAGCCTAGAGTCGATCGCGATTGCCGCCGGTGAGGCGCAGAACCCGCGCCAGGCGGTCACCTCGGCGTTCAAGACCACGGTACTGCGCCTGGTGCTGTTCTACCTGCTGTCGCTGGCCTTGATGCTGGCCATCGTGCCCTGGAGCCATGCCAGCACCGACAAGAGCCCCTTCGTCAAGGTGATGGAGATTGTCGGCATTCCTGGGTCGGCCAGCGTGCTCAATTTTGTGGTGCTGGTCGCCAGCTTGTCGGCGATGAACGCGCAGCTCTATGTCACCTCGCGCATGATGTTCAGCCTCTCGCGCGGCGGCTATGCGCCGGCAGTGCTGGGCAAGGTCAACAGCCGGGGCGTGCCGATGGGTGCGATTGCCATCTCCTGCCTGGGCATGGCAGTCGCCATGGTGCTCAACGTGCTCAAGCCCGAGGAGTCGCTCACCTTGATGATGTCGATCTCGATGTTCGGCGCCATGTTTGCCTGGTTCATGGTGTTTGTCACCCACCTCTTCTTCCGCCGCCGCTGGCAGCGTGAGCATCCGGGCGAGCGCCTGCAATTCCGCATGTGGGGCTTTCCGGTGCTGACCCTGCTGGGCGCCGTGCTGATGCTGGCCGTGATCATCACCACCTATTTCACCGATGTGTTCCACATGACGACCTTGATCGGCGTGCCCATGCTGCTGGTGATGACCGCCGTCTACCTGATCTGGTACCGCAAGCGCTGA